A genomic segment from Anopheles maculipalpis chromosome X, idAnoMacuDA_375_x, whole genome shotgun sequence encodes:
- the LOC126560604 gene encoding probable glucosamine 6-phosphate N-acetyltransferase, producing MGGPVSEEELSLYDPALLLSLDFFRSPAIFSPRISAAVPGESWLKVRPLQSGDFHRGFLQILSQLTKVGDVSLTQFLNCFAQMRASGDYYVTVIVDTRYDKIIGSATLVLERKFIHGCARRGRLEDVVVDDTYRGKQLGKLIVVTVSLLAEQLGCYKMSLDCKDKLIPFYKSIGYTLEPGNANTMNIRYEGTTRSIDRNIAGSKPENTEPS from the exons ATGGGTGGTCCGGTGTCTGAG GAGGAGTTGTCCCTCTACGATCCGGCACTACTACTTAGTCTGGACTTCTTTCGCTCACCGGCCATCTTTAGTCCCCGTATCTCTGCCGCCGTACCGGGCGAAAGTTGGCTGAAGGTGAGACCGCTGCAGTCGGGCGACTTCCACCGTGGATTCCTGCAAATTCTATCTCAGCTTACGAAAGTTGGTGATGTTTCATTGACGCAGTTTCTCA ATTGTTTCGCACAAATGCGTGCTAGTGGTGACTACTACGTAACGGTCATCGTCGATACGCGGTATGATAAAATCATTGGCAGTGCTACTTTGGTGCTGGAACGCAAATTTATACACGGATGTGCTAGAAGAGGTAGACTCGAGGATGTGGTCGTCGATGATACATATCGTGGCAAGCAGCTCGGCAAATT AATTGTTGTTACCGTAAGTCTGCTGGCGGAACAGTTGGGCTGTTACAAAATGTCCCTGGACTGTAAGGACAAGCTGATACCTTTCTACAAATCGATTGGCTACACCCTGGAGCCTGGCAATGCTAATACGATGAATATCCGGTACGAAGGCACGACCAGAAGCATCGACCGTAACATCGCGGGCAGCAAGCCGGAAAATACTGAACCATCCTGA